The proteins below come from a single Edaphobacter acidisoli genomic window:
- a CDS encoding Gfo/Idh/MocA family protein produces the protein MITRRTFLDGLAATAATAAVASTAKSYAQIVGANDRVNFAVAGLNSRAYAHLAGIKANMKNARITHVCDVDKVILNRFAERAKTAMGETPKTDQDFRNALASRDVDAISIATPDHWHTPMAIYALKAGKHVYVEKPCSHNPAEGALLVEAQKKYGKHVQMGTQRRSSPVYIDVVKKIQDGSIVGRAYHGKAWYSNNRKSMGIGKVIPVPATLNWDLWQGPVPRSDYKDNIHPYNWHWLRRYGTGEALNNGTHEVDVCRWILGVTYPNRVTAAGGRYNYKDDWQFYDTFNTSFDYGDKMISWDSNSCSGIRQYNRDRGVVIEGTEGSVLIDEGGYIVFDRHGKQTADVREGKASDSADLTGADSMTNLHFANFIAAVQHGEQLHQPIASGNISVTILQLSNIAWFVNRELHLDASNGHINNDAEAMKYWGRTYEKGWEPKI, from the coding sequence ATGATTACTCGTCGAACCTTTCTGGATGGCCTCGCCGCTACCGCAGCCACCGCAGCCGTCGCCTCCACCGCCAAAAGCTACGCCCAGATTGTTGGGGCCAATGATCGCGTCAACTTCGCCGTCGCCGGCCTGAACAGCCGCGCCTACGCGCATCTGGCGGGCATCAAGGCCAACATGAAGAACGCCCGCATCACGCATGTCTGTGATGTGGATAAAGTCATCCTCAATCGCTTCGCTGAACGCGCGAAGACCGCTATGGGCGAAACTCCCAAGACCGATCAGGACTTCCGCAATGCCTTGGCCTCACGCGACGTAGACGCCATCTCCATCGCCACGCCAGACCACTGGCACACCCCCATGGCCATCTATGCGCTTAAGGCGGGCAAACACGTTTATGTCGAAAAGCCCTGCAGCCACAACCCCGCCGAGGGTGCGCTGCTCGTGGAGGCGCAGAAAAAATACGGCAAGCACGTTCAGATGGGCACGCAGCGTCGCTCTTCCCCCGTCTATATCGACGTCGTCAAAAAAATTCAGGACGGCAGCATCGTTGGCCGCGCCTATCACGGCAAGGCATGGTACTCGAACAACCGCAAGTCCATGGGCATCGGCAAAGTCATCCCCGTCCCAGCCACGCTCAATTGGGATCTCTGGCAGGGTCCCGTGCCGCGCAGCGACTACAAGGATAATATCCATCCATATAACTGGCATTGGCTCCGGCGCTACGGCACTGGCGAGGCGCTCAACAACGGCACTCACGAAGTCGACGTCTGTCGCTGGATTCTCGGCGTCACCTATCCCAACCGCGTCACCGCAGCAGGCGGTCGCTACAACTACAAGGACGACTGGCAGTTCTACGACACCTTCAACACCAGCTTCGACTACGGCGACAAGATGATCTCGTGGGATAGCAATAGCTGCAGTGGTATCCGGCAATATAACCGCGACCGAGGCGTTGTCATCGAAGGCACCGAGGGCAGCGTCCTCATCGACGAGGGTGGCTATATCGTCTTCGACCGGCATGGGAAGCAGACAGCTGACGTGCGGGAGGGCAAGGCATCTGACTCAGCCGACCTCACCGGCGCTGACAGCATGACCAACCTGCACTTCGCCAATTTCATCGCCGCGGTGCAGCATGGCGAACAACTCCACCAGCCGATTGCCTCAGGCAACATCAGCGTCACCATCTTGCAGTTGTCGAACATCGCATGGTTCGTCAACCGTGAGCTTCATCTCGACGCATCTAACGGCCATATCAACAATGATGCCGAAGCCATGAAGTACTGGGGCCGCACTTACGAAAAGGGCTGGGAACCTAAAATTTAG
- a CDS encoding cytochrome P460 family protein, with protein sequence MRALVKIVITGASVIVLLQLARPSIQSGPNTAEIEAPQQVRQILNRDCYSCHSNKTRLSWFDQIVPGYWLVRHDIVTAREHLNFSTLGSQPAAVQMGKLYESVNMMQLGAMPPRKFLALHPDVSVTPQDLAVIKNYLAPWSSDSRIKAVSSPPIEQVPFQANLALVAKEMNGLAFDPDVEDWKPISFTDRGDNNSMRMILGNEIAVKAAQSGNVSPWPDGARLAKIAWQRVAADDGLIHPGKFVQVELMVKNAHLYKGTDGWGWGRWRGTALTHYGSNSHFVRECTSCHLPMRGNDSIYTLPITSAKSRRNEVLNYKAAALPRAMPYQPLDWRAITMYIDPVHHTMATLYGNDVAAKAVRNHAVNSIAKAYPPGAVLVLITWVQREDPHWFGGRIPDVPESVEFVQSNAPGSPSEYKLYKNFEKGEHKVPAEVAMKRTEFITSLAPAWLP encoded by the coding sequence ATGAGAGCTTTAGTAAAAATCGTGATTACGGGTGCCTCTGTCATTGTCCTACTACAGTTGGCCCGACCATCGATTCAATCAGGTCCCAATACAGCAGAGATAGAAGCTCCGCAGCAAGTGCGGCAAATACTTAACCGAGATTGCTACAGCTGTCACTCCAATAAAACACGGCTCTCCTGGTTTGATCAGATCGTTCCCGGCTACTGGCTGGTTCGGCACGATATAGTGACAGCACGGGAACACCTCAATTTCTCAACCCTCGGCTCACAACCAGCAGCCGTTCAGATGGGAAAGCTTTATGAGTCCGTCAATATGATGCAACTCGGCGCCATGCCGCCGCGAAAGTTTCTAGCCCTCCATCCTGACGTAAGTGTGACGCCTCAAGATCTCGCTGTTATAAAGAACTATCTTGCGCCATGGAGTTCGGACAGCAGGATAAAAGCTGTTTCAAGCCCGCCCATCGAGCAAGTTCCATTTCAAGCGAATTTGGCACTGGTAGCGAAGGAGATGAACGGCTTGGCTTTTGATCCAGACGTTGAGGATTGGAAGCCAATAAGCTTTACCGATCGAGGCGACAACAACTCGATGCGCATGATCCTTGGCAATGAGATTGCGGTGAAGGCGGCACAATCTGGCAATGTCTCACCTTGGCCCGATGGGGCTCGACTCGCCAAAATAGCCTGGCAACGCGTTGCTGCAGACGACGGCCTGATTCATCCCGGAAAGTTTGTGCAAGTGGAACTCATGGTGAAGAACGCGCATCTCTACAAGGGAACCGATGGATGGGGATGGGGGCGCTGGCGCGGAACCGCGCTGACGCATTATGGATCCAATTCTCATTTTGTTAGAGAGTGCACTAGCTGCCATTTGCCCATGCGTGGGAATGATTCTATCTATACGCTTCCGATTACATCGGCGAAGTCGAGACGCAACGAAGTACTAAATTATAAAGCCGCAGCATTACCGCGAGCGATGCCCTACCAACCACTCGACTGGAGAGCGATCACGATGTATATCGATCCGGTCCACCATACAATGGCAACTCTTTATGGCAATGATGTTGCCGCGAAGGCCGTGCGAAATCATGCCGTCAATTCAATTGCGAAGGCATATCCACCTGGAGCTGTTCTCGTACTTATCACCTGGGTTCAACGCGAGGATCCACATTGGTTTGGAGGACGCATACCGGATGTCCCTGAATCTGTCGAATTTGTGCAGTCCAACGCACCTGGAAGCCCCTCTGAATACAAGCTCTATAAAAATTTCGAAAAAGGTGAGCATAAGGTCCCAGCTGAAGTTGCCATGAAGCGAACAGAATTTATCACTAGCCTGGCTCCAGCGTGGTTGCCTTAA